Proteins from one Ranitomeya variabilis isolate aRanVar5 chromosome 1, aRanVar5.hap1, whole genome shotgun sequence genomic window:
- the ANKRD63 gene encoding ankyrin repeat domain-containing protein 63, with product MLRPRDLRRSSGTRTFLDAMHGGKVHLARFVLDALDRRIVNSPAGDQGRTPLMYAVCLRETELRSRFVRLLLDKGADVNGQDEAGRTALSLACELGHLDAVKLLVQHSADPEIADRDGNRALMYAASCGHSAELLFLLRSYKRFGLRLDATNRAGISALDAARVSGHWECERALSGRGRDGEPTARSPKPLSRHVLQRFSRPFSHRREEEDSAQTRGALTRSASCSPAHAEALPEKAALPVPEPGIQRAHSWDGSGTGGISQSSRLLRRGTSPDFCQELPCHPGDMRAKRRDSSCSRSQLIPPDGRQALAL from the coding sequence ATGCTCCGTCCCCGGGACCTCCGGCGCAGCTCGGGCACTCGCACCTTCCTGGACGCCATGCACGGCGGGAAGGTGCACCTGGCGCGCTTCGTGCTGGACGCTCTGGACCGCAGGATCGTGAACTCCCCGGCGGGGGACCAGGGCCGCACCCCGCTCATGTACGCCGTGTGTCTGAGGGAGACCGAGCTCCGGAGCCGTTTCGTGCGGCTGCTCCTGGACAAGGGCGCGGATGTGAACGGGCAGGACGAGGCGGGGCGCACGGCGCTGAGCCTGGCCTGTGAGCTCGGACACCTGGACGCCGTGAAGCTGCTGGTGCAGCACAGCGCGGACCCGGAGATCGCGGACCGGGACGGGAACCGGGCGCTGATGTACGCGGCGTCCTGCGGCCACAGCGCGGAGCTGCTCTTCCTGCTCCGCTCCTACAAGCGCTTCGGGCTCCGCCTGGACGCCACCAACAGAGCGGGCATATCTGCGCTGGACGCCGCCCGGGTGTCCGGCCACTGGGAGTGTGAGCGAGCGCTGAGCGGGCGCGGCCGGGACGGAGAGCCCACTGCCCGCAGCCCCAAGCCGCTGTCCCGGCATGTGCTGCAGCGCTTCTCCCGGCCCTTCTCACaccgcagggaggaggaggacagcgcgCAGACCCGGGGAGCCCTCACCCGCTCCGCCAGCTGCTCGCCGGCCCACGCGGAGGCCCTCCCGGAGAAGGCGGCGCTGCCTGTGCCCGAGCCCGGCATCCAGCGAGCGCACAGCTGGGACGGCTCCGGCACCGGGGGAATCTCGCAGAGCAGCCGGCTGCTGCGCCGGGGAACCTCGCCGGACTTCTGCCAGGAGCTGCCCTGCCACCCTGGAGACATGAGGGCGAAGAGGAGGGACAGCAGCTGCAGCCGGAGCCAGCTCATACCGCCCGACGGCAGGCAGGCCCTGGCCTTGTGA